A genomic window from Macaca mulatta isolate MMU2019108-1 chromosome 19, T2T-MMU8v2.0, whole genome shotgun sequence includes:
- the PRR19 gene encoding proline-rich protein 19 (The RefSeq protein has 2 substitutions compared to this genomic sequence), with amino-acid sequence MDTRGPVSQPFQQPEKPGRVRRRKTRRERNKALVGSRRPLAHHDPPVAIWDPPVVPTASKLVVITQGRLSREHRGLFNHEVKSLDVARLLSSGTLVPGSPTLPAKPSPSPGRAQEIAPQSRDKENQTPGGSGPGPPSSPELPGVGQLLAELPCQLSLPQAFPRRNLIQDARDAIVRTLQACHGCVPDLALVLRGCQPPLPGAKPGVSERKMTPFWINSPDQVPEEGRQRKQQGTKEFTFPMPYTSSMPTAHRGSMAPPRGPWPPYFPSLSSPSGTAWGPPTAFDLLKSIWLVATPPPPRPWGVGLPQPLPQPSSPLLPRTSVLDWSPCPASPPPSLSWVVAQSSPEAWSFPPMRLY; translated from the exons ATGGATACCCGGGGACCAGTCTCCCAACCTTTTCAGCAGCCTGAGAAACCTGGTCGTGTCCGCCGTCGGAAGACTAGGCGAGAACGTAACAAGGCCCTGGTGGGCAGCCGCCGGCCATTAGCCCATCACGATCCTCCTGTGGCCATTCGGGATCCACCTGTGGTCCCTACTGCCTCCAAGCTCGTGGTCATAACCCAGGGCCGGCTGAGCCGGGAGCATCGGGGTCTCTTCAATCACGAGGTGAAATCCCTAGATGTTGCAAGGCTGCTTAGCAGTGGGACACTGGTGCCAGGCAGCCCCACACTCCCCGCCAAGCCCTCCCCAAGCCCAGGCAGGGCCCAGGAAATAGCCCCACAATCCAGGGACAAAGAGAACCAGATGCCTGGAGGTTCGGGCCCAGGCCCACCCAGTTCCCCAGAGTTGCCTGGCGTGGGGCAGCTGCTGGCAGAGCTGCCGTGTCAGCTGAGTTTGCCACAGGCCTTCCCCCGGAGGAACCTGATTCAGGATGCCAGGGATGCCATCGTGCGTACCTTGCAGGCCTGTCATGGTTGTGTGCCTGACCTTGCACTGGTGCTTCGGGGCTGCCAGCCACCCTTGCCAG GGGCCAAGCCTGGGGTCTCTGAGAGAAAGATGACACCCTTCTGGATCAATAGCCCTGATCAAGTCCCAGAGGAGGGGAGGCAAAGGAAGCAACAAGGGACAAAGGAGTTCACCTTCCCCATGCCCTACACCTCCAGCATGCCCACTGCGCACAGGGGGAGTATGGCACCACCAAGAGGTCCCTGGCCACCATACTTTCCCTCACTGTCTTCGCCATCTGGAACAGCCTGGGGTCCTCCAACAGCGTTTGACTTGCTAAAAAGCATCTGGCTGGTAGCCACGCCACCCCCTCCTCGGCCCTGGGGGGTTGGCCTCCCTcagcccctgcctcagccttcatcACCCCTGTTGCCCCGAACCTCTGTCCTGGACTGGAGCCCCTGCCCTGCTTCCCCACCGCCCAGCCTCTCCTGGGTAGTGGCCCAGAGCAGTCCGGAAGCCTGGTCTTTTCCACCCATGAGACTGtactga
- the PRR19 gene encoding proline-rich protein 19 isoform X1, with amino-acid sequence MDTRGPVSQPFQQPEKPGRVRRRKTRRERNKALVGSRRPLAHHDPPVAIRDPPVVPTASKLVVITQGRLSREHRGLFNHEVKSLDVARLLSSGTLVPGSPTLPAKPSPSPGRAQEIAPQSRDKENQMPGGSGPGPPSSPELPGVGQLLAELPCQLSLPQAFPRRNLIQDARDAIVRTLQACHGCVPDLALVLRGCQPPLPGAKPGVSERKMTPFWINSPDQVPEEGRQRKQQGTKEFTFPMPYTSSMPTAHRGSMAPPRGPWPPYFPSLSSPSGTAWGPPTAFDLLKSIWLVATPPPPRPWGVGLPQPLPQPSSPLLPRTSVLDWSPCPASPPPSLSWVVAQSSPEAWSFPPMRLY; translated from the exons ATGGATACCCGGGGACCAGTCTCCCAACCTTTTCAGCAGCCTGAGAAACCTGGTCGTGTCCGCCGTCGGAAGACTAGGCGAGAACGTAACAAGGCCCTGGTGGGCAGCCGCCGGCCATTAGCCCATCACGATCCTCCTGTGGCCATTCGGGATCCACCTGTGGTCCCTACTGCCTCCAAGCTCGTGGTCATAACCCAGGGCCGGCTGAGCCGGGAGCATCGGGGTCTCTTCAATCACGAGGTGAAATCCCTAGATGTTGCAAGGCTGCTTAGCAGTGGGACACTGGTGCCAGGCAGCCCCACACTCCCCGCCAAGCCCTCCCCAAGCCCAGGCAGGGCCCAGGAAATAGCCCCACAATCCAGGGACAAAGAGAACCAGATGCCTGGAGGTTCGGGCCCAGGCCCACCCAGTTCCCCAGAGTTGCCTGGCGTGGGGCAGCTGCTGGCAGAGCTGCCGTGTCAGCTGAGTTTGCCACAGGCCTTCCCCCGGAGGAACCTGATTCAGGATGCCAGGGATGCCATCGTGCGTACCTTGCAGGCCTGTCATGGTTGTGTGCCTGACCTTGCACTGGTGCTTCGGGGCTGCCAGCCACCCTTGCCAG GGGCCAAGCCTGGGGTCTCTGAGAGAAAGATGACACCCTTCTGGATCAATAGCCCTGATCAAGTCCCAGAGGAGGGGAGGCAAAGGAAGCAACAAGGGACAAAGGAGTTCACCTTCCCCATGCCCTACACCTCCAGCATGCCCACTGCGCACAGGGGGAGTATGGCACCACCAAGAGGTCCCTGGCCACCATACTTTCCCTCACTGTCTTCGCCATCTGGAACAGCCTGGGGTCCTCCAACAGCGTTTGACTTGCTAAAAAGCATCTGGCTGGTAGCCACGCCACCCCCTCCTCGGCCCTGGGGGGTTGGCCTCCCTcagcccctgcctcagccttcatcACCCCTGTTGCCCCGAACCTCTGTCCTGGACTGGAGCCCCTGCCCTGCTTCCCCACCGCCCAGCCTCTCCTGGGTAGTGGCCCAGAGCAGTCCGGAAGCCTGGTCTTTTCCACCCATGAGACTGtactga